One window of Dromaius novaehollandiae isolate bDroNov1 chromosome 20, bDroNov1.hap1, whole genome shotgun sequence genomic DNA carries:
- the LOC135330410 gene encoding ankyrin repeat and MYND domain-containing protein 1-like: protein MEAGAERVSSQAAAEGGAEEAAAPGDGSGPGGGERYTGQLYMDHRHGKGICYWPDGSKFIGAFYLSHVEGYGTWEWKDGRKFQGLYKSDERFGPGIESYPDGCQDVGLWLRNHLIKLCTEVPGYFSVSDHPEHFRYVDASSQRKYISVEGDPFLRSYKRLPFDDKNILPEGVFAYSHNTDHLTLTCTFLKECDASYFQNTSKLPEEEPWPVANVTPLLVRMQMHVYKHRFCEAEFTSDVNFILSGVRSTYGPPGPKELASEQLIQKAAKGDFDGVYTILRDELAHPDVADKHGYTALAAAAVNSHNDIVNLLLDSGADVNKCSDEGLSALSMCFILYYPAESFKGNIAERNLHSCKQNEQSEPSETANVSEGVIAEQQKRWATIQLLLHRGADPNACWIPAPLLFLAVKAADAEAVKLLLERGARTDVRLPSKFGGLTPLHIAVSIPGEEGVQITQYLLHSAPDLDARAEDGNEVYGPDQVPLPQTRETQLSRGVTVHLKNETGPPKGYFSSYFGPVPEEGGRSALHIACEREDNCEHARDVIRLLLMHKANPNTLWSGHSPLSLAIASGNDLAVVELLKHGADPNLPLSRAVRSALCTAVSTTYEQKRTKAQRIALVDKLLEAGADILAPVTLREGQQKAVGTAVDYAYFEYFQDRRIAHTPYHVLTASEREIFQKRQSLMEHITGKLRERVILKEKEWNQEELRRSKKLDSNIRTSASKKKSGSHHAKEVR from the exons atggaggccgGTGCCGAGCGAGTTTCCAGtcaggcggcggccgagggcggcgcagaggaggcggcagcgcccggcgacggcagcgggcctgggggcggcgag AGATACACGGGACAGTTGTACATGGACCATCGCCATGGGAAAGGGATATGCTACTGGCCTGATGGTTCCAAATTCATTGGAGCATTTTATCTCAGCCACGTAGAAGGCTATGGGACTTGGGAATGGAAGGACGGCAGAAAATTTcag GGGCTGTACAAATCTGATGAGCGATTTGGACCGGGAATTGAGAGCTATCCAGATGGCTGTCAGGATGTTGGCTTGTGGCTGAGGAATCATCTAATTAAACTGTGTACTGAAGTacctggttatttttctgtctcggaTCATCCAGAACACTTCAGATATGTTGATGCCAGTTCTCAAAGGAAGTATATTTCTGTTGAGGGGGACCCATTTCTCCGTAGCTATAAACGTCTCCCCTTTGATGACAAGAATATTTTGCCTGAAGGAGTTTTTGCCTATTCCCATAACACAGATCATCTTACTTTGACTTGCACCTTTCTGAAAGAGTgtgatgcttcatattttcagaatacctccaagctgcctgaggaagaACCTTGGCCTGTTGCAAATGTAACCCCCTTACTGGTCAGAATGCAGATGCATGTTTATAAGCACAG gtTCTGTGAAGCAGAGTTTACTTCAGACGTCAACTTCATTCTCAGTGGAGTCCGCAGTACTTATGGGCCTCCAGGCCCCAAAGAACTTGCCTCAGAGCAGTTAATTCAGAAAGCGGCAAAAGGAGACTTTGATGGGGTCTATACGATTCTGAGGGATGAGCTTGCTCATCCGGACGTAGCAGACAAACATGGAtacacagcacttgctgctgccgc TGTTAATTCCCACAACGATATTGTCAATCTTCTTCTCGATAGTGGAGCTGATGTGAATAAGTGTAGTGATGAAGGATTATCTGCTCTCTCcatgtgctttattctgtattatccagcagaatcttttaagggtaatattgcTGAGAGGAACTTGCACAGCTGCAAG cagAACGAACAATCAGAACCGTCAGAAACAGCTAATGTGTCTGAAGGCGTAATCGCAGA acagcagaagagatgggcaacaatccagctgctgcttcaccgaGGTGCAGATCCCAATGCATGCTGGATACCAGcaccccttctcttccttgccgttaaagctgcagatgcagaagcagtgaaactcctcttagaaaggggagccaggactgatgtgcggcttccatccaag tttgggggtttaacccctctccacatagctgtatctattcctggggaggaaggagtccagataacacagtacctcctgcattctgcaccagatcttgatgcaagggcagaagatggaaatgaggTATATGGTCCAGACCAG GTTCCTCTGCCTCAAACCAGAGAAACCCAGTTGTCCCGTGGTGTCACTGTGCACCTGAAGAATGAAACAGGACCACCAAAAGGGTACTTCTCCTCCTATTTTGGTCCTGttccagaagaaggtggaaggagtGCATTGCATATTGCATGCGAAAGAGAGGATAACTGTGAG CATGCCAGAGATGTTATCCGCCTCCTTTTAATGCATAAGGCAAATCCAAACACACTGTGGAGTGGCCATTCACCACTTTCCTTAGCAATCGCCAGTGGGAATGATTTG gcagtggtcgAACTCCTCAAACATGGGGCTGATCCAAATCTGCCATTAAGCAGAGCAGTAAGAAGTGCCCTCTGTACAGCTGTCAGTACCACatatgaacagaagagaacaaaagcacagaggattgctttg gttgatAAGCTGCTTGAAGCTGGCGCGGATATCCTTGCACCAGTTACTCTtagggaaggacagcaaaaagcagtgggaacagctgtcgactatgcctattttgaatattttcag GATAGGAGAATTGCTCACACACCATACCATGTACTGACAGCATCTGAGCGGGAGATTTTTCAAAAACGCCAATCACTGATGGAACACATTACTGGGAAGCTCCGTGAGCGTGTcatcctgaaagagaaagaatggaaTCAGGAAGAGCTGCGAAGATCCAAGAAAT TGGATTCAAATATTCGTACAtctgcttcaaagaagaaatcGGGGAGCCATCATGCGAAAGAAGTGAGGTAG